Within Candidatus Cybelea sp., the genomic segment GGCCCAAACCAAACGCCGCAACGGCATCGTCAGCAAACGCGCGCCGGAGCGCAAGCGCAAAGTCAAGCGATAACCTCGATTCCGGATCCGGCGCGGACTTCACCGATGACCGCGCCGGTTACGTCGCGCGCGCGCAGCTCCTCGAGCAGACGGGCGAGCCGTTCGGGCCGCAGGGCTATCAACAAACCTCCCGACGTCTGTGCGTCGGAGAGCGCGACACGCACGCTGGCTGGAACCGATGGGGCAAACTCGGTAAAAGCGGCGTGCGTTTGCGCGTTGTTGCGCGTTCCGCCGGGCACGAGGCCGCGCTCGATCAGCTCGATCACGCCTTTCATGAGCGGCACCGCGTCCGCGCGAATCAGCAGGCCTGCGTTCGAGGCCCGCGCCATATTCTCGGCATGACCGAGCAGTCCGAAGCCGGTGACGTCGGTCGCCGCACTCACCCCCGTAGCCTGCATGGCGAGCGCGCCGCCCTCGTTGCGAGTCGTCATGACGGCGATCGCCTGGGCGAGATCGGCCGGCGCGATCGCATCGCGCCGCAGGGCCGTCGTTAGAATCCCGGTACCCAACGGTTTGGTCAGCACGAGGACGTCGCCGGGCATGGCGCCCGCGTTGGTGATAACGCGCCGCGGATCGACGACGCCGGTCACCGCCATACCGTACTTCGGCTCCGCATCTTTGATCGTGTGCCCGCCGAGTATTGCGACGCCCGCATCGCGCGCGACGCGCGAGCCCCCTTCGAGGATGCGGGTTAAGATTGCAAGGTCGAGATCTTCGGGGAACGCCGCGATGTTGAGCGCGCTGAGGGGAACCGCTCCCATGGCGTAGACATCCGAGAGCGCGTTGGTTGCGGCGATGCGCCCGAAATCGTACGGATCGTCGACGATCGGTGGAAAGAAGTCGACCGTCTGCACGAGCGCGAGACCCTCGTGCAGCTCGTAGACGCCGGCGTCGTCGCAGCTGCCGTAACCCACGAGCACCCGCGCGTCGGTCGCCGGCGAAACGCGCTCCATTACGGCACGCAGTTCGGCGGCGCCGAGCTTGGCCGCACACCCGGCGCAGGAAGAGAGTTCGGTGAGGCGGATGCCCCCAGCGTCCATAGAAGTCACTTATCCATGCTCAAGCAGCTGCTATTCCTTCCCGGCCCCGTTACCGTCGCGCAGCCCGTTCTCGAAGCGGCGGCGCGGCCGATGATCGACCATCGCGGCCCGCAGTTTGCGGCATTGCTCGAACGCGTGACCGGCGCGCTGCGCCCCGTCTACGGCACGAGCGGCGAAATCGCGGTGCTCGGCAGCTCTGGAACGGGTGCGATGGAGGCCGCGGTCGTCAACCTGTTCTCGCCCGGAGAACGGCTGCTGTCGTGCCCCGTGGGGGGATTCGGCAAGCGCTTTGCAGCGATCGCGCAGGGCTACGGCTGCATCGTCGAGACGCTCGTTACGCCGCTGGGATCGGCGCTCGATCCGCAAGCCCTTCGCCGTCGACTCGAAGAAGATACCCAGCGAAGCATTGCCGGCGTGCTGCTGACGCATAACGAGACCTCGACCGGAGTTGCGAACGACATGGCGGCGCTCGCGCCGATGCTGCGCGCCCACGGCGCGCTGACGCTCGTCGATTCGGTGAGCGGATTGGGCGCCTCGGAGTTCTTGATGGATGCGTGGGGCTATGACGCCGTTGCGACGGCGTCCCAGAAAGCCTTCGCCGCGCCGCCCGGCATTGCGACGGTTGCCTTGAGCGATCGCGCGCGAACGCGCGTCGCGGATCGGGCCTTGGGCCGCTACTATTTCGATCTGCGCCTGGCGATGGAGTTCGCCCGCATCGGCCAGACGCCGTGGACGCCACCGATCTCGATTCTCTTCGCGCTCGATGTCGCGCTCGAACGTTACCACGCCGAAGGGATGCAGGCCGCGTTCGCACGTCACGCCCGCTACGCCCGCAACGTGCGCGCGGGGCTGCAGCGGCTGGGCTTTTCGCTGTTTTCGCAGGCCGGCGCACACTCCGACACGGTTGTTGCGGCCTATCCCCCGGCCGGCGTCGACCCCGCCCTCTTGTTGCGGCAGCTGCGCGAGAAACACGGCGTCGTGCTCTCGGGCGGTCAGGGAGAGCTGGCGGGAAAAATCATTCGCTTTGGAACGATGGGGGCGGTAAGCGAAGCCGATTTTTCCGCCGCTCTCGATGCGATCGAGTCGACGCTTGCCGAGCTTACAAGTGGTGTCGCTTGAAGTACGGCATGAGAAAGGGCCGTGCGAACCAGGGAATCGTCGAAAGGATCGCTGCGTTCACCGTTGGATCGTAACTCACGAGATAGGGCGCGAACTTCGACTGGTGCAGATCGGCTCGGATATCGCTCGAGAGCGGAAAGAAGAGCGCGATGAAGAGGATCAGCCAGAGAAGGATGGCACCTTTCGCAAAACCGACGAACGCGCCGCCCAACGCGTTCCCAAGGCCGAGAATGGGGAGTTTGGCGATGCCGCCCAACACCCGCGCGATGAAGAGGACCACGACGTAGGTGAGCAGGCCGGTGCCGAACATGCCGATGACGTGTGCCGAGCCGGGCCCGAGTTTGGTGATCCCCTCGATCTGTGAATCCAAGCTTCCGTTGTAAAACCAGGGCGTCACGAGCGCAGCCGTCACTGCGACGGCTCCCCCGAG encodes:
- a CDS encoding alanine--glyoxylate aminotransferase family protein, with protein sequence MLKQLLFLPGPVTVAQPVLEAAARPMIDHRGPQFAALLERVTGALRPVYGTSGEIAVLGSSGTGAMEAAVVNLFSPGERLLSCPVGGFGKRFAAIAQGYGCIVETLVTPLGSALDPQALRRRLEEDTQRSIAGVLLTHNETSTGVANDMAALAPMLRAHGALTLVDSVSGLGASEFLMDAWGYDAVATASQKAFAAPPGIATVALSDRARTRVADRALGRYYFDLRLAMEFARIGQTPWTPPISILFALDVALERYHAEGMQAAFARHARYARNVRAGLQRLGFSLFSQAGAHSDTVVAAYPPAGVDPALLLRQLREKHGVVLSGGQGELAGKIIRFGTMGAVSEADFSAALDAIESTLAELTSGVA
- the selD gene encoding selenide, water dikinase SelD codes for the protein MDAGGIRLTELSSCAGCAAKLGAAELRAVMERVSPATDARVLVGYGSCDDAGVYELHEGLALVQTVDFFPPIVDDPYDFGRIAATNALSDVYAMGAVPLSALNIAAFPEDLDLAILTRILEGGSRVARDAGVAILGGHTIKDAEPKYGMAVTGVVDPRRVITNAGAMPGDVLVLTKPLGTGILTTALRRDAIAPADLAQAIAVMTTRNEGGALAMQATGVSAATDVTGFGLLGHAENMARASNAGLLIRADAVPLMKGVIELIERGLVPGGTRNNAQTHAAFTEFAPSVPASVRVALSDAQTSGGLLIALRPERLARLLEELRARDVTGAVIGEVRAGSGIEVIA
- a CDS encoding CvpA family protein; this translates as MIGGFAWPDVIIVIVLAFATWKGYARGFVAELGGAVAVTAALVTPWFYNGSLDSQIEGITKLGPGSAHVIGMFGTGLLTYVVVLFIARVLGGIAKLPILGLGNALGGAFVGFAKGAILLWLILFIALFFPLSSDIRADLHQSKFAPYLVSYDPTVNAAILSTIPWFARPFLMPYFKRHHL